The following proteins come from a genomic window of Megalobrama amblycephala isolate DHTTF-2021 linkage group LG1, ASM1881202v1, whole genome shotgun sequence:
- the LOC125268294 gene encoding zinc-activated ligand-gated ion channel-like isoform X1 codes for MVLQHRISLLFLIFSCLIAVLTDSCNSRCLANTIIAKKIKSAPQANNCTVNVTITSMQYETLSFDTKNMQMSSRVKINMIWIDRDLAWNDTTSNATAVMLPVDKIWTPELVLDNVIDVTVKPYNNDVQVTRNGIVDYAVILFISVSCNDINLFSYPFVKGECSVAINGWNQSYCALNLTQPTNITNVGGIQGEWETVSVTVEQNETAKNRKQLLVSLSVSPFSAVVTLILPSVLIMLADLVTFALPVQGGERNNLKVTLVLSFTMFLLILNDHLGSGGRCSPILHYHFCFCLVNLVLSMVMSILLTRLTLDERFLPCKCSKNLNPPHRTASLRQDEADAGVIAITKSSDLPSEVASLQKIVNFLENIDQKEQVANSNVAFVDRLDKICFCFFFIH; via the exons ATGGTTCTTCAACACAGGATCTCATTGTTGTTCCTCATCTTTTCATGTCTGATTG CAGTGTTGACAGATTCATGTAACAGTCGATGTCTGGCAAATACAATAATTGCTAAGAAAATCAAGAGTGCACCACAGGCTAATAATTGTACTGTCAATGTAACCATCACTTCAATGCAATATGAGACACTGTCTTTT GATACGAAAAACATGCAAATGAGCAGCCGTGTCAAGATAAACATG ATATGGATTGATCGTGATCTAGCGTGGAATGACACAACATCTAATGCTACAGCTGTTATGTTACCGGTTGACAAAATCTGGACTCCTGAGTTAGTTTTGGACAATGT GATAGATGTAACCGTGAAGCCGTACAATAATGATGTTCAGGTGACGAGGAATGGAATAGTGGACTATGCCGTGATCTTGTTCATATCAGTGAGCTGTAATGATATCAACCTTTTCAGCTACCCCtttgtgaaaggagaatgttcTGTGGCCATCAATGGATGGAACCAAAGCT ATTGTGCGCTTAATCTCACCCAACCTACTAACATAACTAATGTTGGAGGCATTCAAGGAGAGTGGGAGACTGTGAGCGTGACGGTAGAACAAAATGAAACGGCTAAAAACCGCAAACAACTCTTG GTCTCTTTATCCGTCAGTCCTTTCAGTGCTGTTGTGACCCTGATCCTGCCCAGTGTACTAATAATGCTGGCTGACCTGGTGACCTTTGCTCTGCCAGTTCAAGGAGGAGAACGCAACAACCTTAAGGTCACCCTGGTCCTGAGCTTCACCATGTTCCTCCTCATCCTCAATGATCACCTGGGCAGTGGTGGACGATGTAGCCCTATCCTCC ATTATCACTTCTGTTTCTGTCTGGTCAATCTGGTGCTGAGCATGGTGATGTCTATTCTGTTGACACGCCTGACATTAGATGAAAGATTCCTGCCTTGTAAATGCTCAAAGAACCTCAACCCCCCCCACAGAACTGCCAGTCTGCGTCAGGATGAAG CAGATGCTGGTGTGATTGCAATAACAAAGTCTAGTGATCTGCCTTCAGAGGTGGCTTCCCTCCAAAAAATAGTGAACTTTTTGGAAAACATCGACCAAAAAGAGCAAGTGGCAAACAGCAACGTGGCTTTTGTAGATCGCTTGGACAAaatctgtttctgttttttttttattcattga
- the LOC125268294 gene encoding zinc-activated ligand-gated ion channel-like isoform X3, whose amino-acid sequence MVLQHRISLLFLIFSCLIAVLTDSCNSRCLANTIIAKKIKSAPQANNCTVNVTITSMQYETLSFDTKNMQMSSRVKINMIWIDRDLAWNDTTSNATAVMLPVDKIWTPELVLDNVIDVTVKPYNNDVQVTRNGIVDYAVILFISVSCNDINLFSYPFVKGECSVAINGWNQSYCALNLTQPTNITNVGGIQGEWETVSVTVEQNETAKNRKQLLVSLSVSPFSAVVTLILPSVLIMLADLVTFALPVQGGERNNLKVTLVLSFTMFLLILNDHLGSGGRCSPILHYHFCFCLVNLVLSMVMSILLTRLTLDERFLPCKCSKNLNPPHRTASLRQDEDAGVIAITKSSDLPSEVASLQKIVNFLENIDQKEQVANSNVAFVDRLDKICFCFFFIH is encoded by the exons ATGGTTCTTCAACACAGGATCTCATTGTTGTTCCTCATCTTTTCATGTCTGATTG CAGTGTTGACAGATTCATGTAACAGTCGATGTCTGGCAAATACAATAATTGCTAAGAAAATCAAGAGTGCACCACAGGCTAATAATTGTACTGTCAATGTAACCATCACTTCAATGCAATATGAGACACTGTCTTTT GATACGAAAAACATGCAAATGAGCAGCCGTGTCAAGATAAACATG ATATGGATTGATCGTGATCTAGCGTGGAATGACACAACATCTAATGCTACAGCTGTTATGTTACCGGTTGACAAAATCTGGACTCCTGAGTTAGTTTTGGACAATGT GATAGATGTAACCGTGAAGCCGTACAATAATGATGTTCAGGTGACGAGGAATGGAATAGTGGACTATGCCGTGATCTTGTTCATATCAGTGAGCTGTAATGATATCAACCTTTTCAGCTACCCCtttgtgaaaggagaatgttcTGTGGCCATCAATGGATGGAACCAAAGCT ATTGTGCGCTTAATCTCACCCAACCTACTAACATAACTAATGTTGGAGGCATTCAAGGAGAGTGGGAGACTGTGAGCGTGACGGTAGAACAAAATGAAACGGCTAAAAACCGCAAACAACTCTTG GTCTCTTTATCCGTCAGTCCTTTCAGTGCTGTTGTGACCCTGATCCTGCCCAGTGTACTAATAATGCTGGCTGACCTGGTGACCTTTGCTCTGCCAGTTCAAGGAGGAGAACGCAACAACCTTAAGGTCACCCTGGTCCTGAGCTTCACCATGTTCCTCCTCATCCTCAATGATCACCTGGGCAGTGGTGGACGATGTAGCCCTATCCTCC ATTATCACTTCTGTTTCTGTCTGGTCAATCTGGTGCTGAGCATGGTGATGTCTATTCTGTTGACACGCCTGACATTAGATGAAAGATTCCTGCCTTGTAAATGCTCAAAGAACCTCAACCCCCCCCACAGAACTGCCAGTCTGCGTCAGGATGAAG ATGCTGGTGTGATTGCAATAACAAAGTCTAGTGATCTGCCTTCAGAGGTGGCTTCCCTCCAAAAAATAGTGAACTTTTTGGAAAACATCGACCAAAAAGAGCAAGTGGCAAACAGCAACGTGGCTTTTGTAGATCGCTTGGACAAaatctgtttctgttttttttttattcattga
- the LOC125268294 gene encoding zinc-activated ligand-gated ion channel-like isoform X2: protein MVLQHRISLLFLIFSCLIVLTDSCNSRCLANTIIAKKIKSAPQANNCTVNVTITSMQYETLSFDTKNMQMSSRVKINMIWIDRDLAWNDTTSNATAVMLPVDKIWTPELVLDNVIDVTVKPYNNDVQVTRNGIVDYAVILFISVSCNDINLFSYPFVKGECSVAINGWNQSYCALNLTQPTNITNVGGIQGEWETVSVTVEQNETAKNRKQLLVSLSVSPFSAVVTLILPSVLIMLADLVTFALPVQGGERNNLKVTLVLSFTMFLLILNDHLGSGGRCSPILHYHFCFCLVNLVLSMVMSILLTRLTLDERFLPCKCSKNLNPPHRTASLRQDEADAGVIAITKSSDLPSEVASLQKIVNFLENIDQKEQVANSNVAFVDRLDKICFCFFFIH, encoded by the exons ATGGTTCTTCAACACAGGATCTCATTGTTGTTCCTCATCTTTTCATGTCTGATTG TGTTGACAGATTCATGTAACAGTCGATGTCTGGCAAATACAATAATTGCTAAGAAAATCAAGAGTGCACCACAGGCTAATAATTGTACTGTCAATGTAACCATCACTTCAATGCAATATGAGACACTGTCTTTT GATACGAAAAACATGCAAATGAGCAGCCGTGTCAAGATAAACATG ATATGGATTGATCGTGATCTAGCGTGGAATGACACAACATCTAATGCTACAGCTGTTATGTTACCGGTTGACAAAATCTGGACTCCTGAGTTAGTTTTGGACAATGT GATAGATGTAACCGTGAAGCCGTACAATAATGATGTTCAGGTGACGAGGAATGGAATAGTGGACTATGCCGTGATCTTGTTCATATCAGTGAGCTGTAATGATATCAACCTTTTCAGCTACCCCtttgtgaaaggagaatgttcTGTGGCCATCAATGGATGGAACCAAAGCT ATTGTGCGCTTAATCTCACCCAACCTACTAACATAACTAATGTTGGAGGCATTCAAGGAGAGTGGGAGACTGTGAGCGTGACGGTAGAACAAAATGAAACGGCTAAAAACCGCAAACAACTCTTG GTCTCTTTATCCGTCAGTCCTTTCAGTGCTGTTGTGACCCTGATCCTGCCCAGTGTACTAATAATGCTGGCTGACCTGGTGACCTTTGCTCTGCCAGTTCAAGGAGGAGAACGCAACAACCTTAAGGTCACCCTGGTCCTGAGCTTCACCATGTTCCTCCTCATCCTCAATGATCACCTGGGCAGTGGTGGACGATGTAGCCCTATCCTCC ATTATCACTTCTGTTTCTGTCTGGTCAATCTGGTGCTGAGCATGGTGATGTCTATTCTGTTGACACGCCTGACATTAGATGAAAGATTCCTGCCTTGTAAATGCTCAAAGAACCTCAACCCCCCCCACAGAACTGCCAGTCTGCGTCAGGATGAAG CAGATGCTGGTGTGATTGCAATAACAAAGTCTAGTGATCTGCCTTCAGAGGTGGCTTCCCTCCAAAAAATAGTGAACTTTTTGGAAAACATCGACCAAAAAGAGCAAGTGGCAAACAGCAACGTGGCTTTTGTAGATCGCTTGGACAAaatctgtttctgttttttttttattcattga